From the genome of Triticum aestivum cultivar Chinese Spring chromosome 3B, IWGSC CS RefSeq v2.1, whole genome shotgun sequence, one region includes:
- the LOC123071864 gene encoding protein terminal ear1 homolog isoform X2, translating to MDGVGGGGGGMAGMPGAPQNILDAGAQEYYPSAGAPYPPPPFLSLPHQLYCPPPFPVMPPPTAMAMAMPMPQPQTVAIPPQIGLPVPTVAATAVDGPASRAVVLSLLPPHTPEIEVARAMAPFGDVRTVDAPALASEGVATVHFFDLRAAENAVTAVREQHMRQQCRLSQLYAATTAWPPQPPAWDWHQDDCRGLVLGQAVWAHFAAASTLPDDGANRGSLVVLNSLPDVSLSELRQAFQAYGPLKDVRESAQRPNHKFVEFFDTRHAARALAELNGRDFFGHRFILEFTRPSIPGARRRGFVSPRPIVPTPPRLQAAWRPLPSPAKQPSSSSTGTGKARGEVVTTSRCSSRSNAGDRSKGGTSQERKGKGKGGKKATIVVDTTSSSPASASEAAATASASGKQQPQKGVIRVGSWRGPKSWRGGWETRFEFKQPAAAADSNATTAADTDTQEAETRTTVMIRNIPNKYSQKLLLNMLDNHCIEYNKKIDAGEGGGEPFSSYDFLYLPIDFNNKCNVGYGFVNLTTPEAAVRLYKAFHKQPWEVYNSRKICQVTYARVQGLEALKDHFKNSKFPCDSDEYLPVVFSPPRDGRQLTEPELLVPRSPMPSPSSPRKGQAAGVDPLALELMAPPSSSGDGASSTMSTHADEDVQGASGSSDNGDDRGLGEELQRLGYTD from the exons ATGGACGGGgtgggaggaggcggtggtggcatGGCCGGCATGCCGGGAGCTCCTCAAAACATTCTGGACGCCGGAGCTCAGGAGTACTACCCTAGTGCTGGCGCGCCCTACCCGCCCCCGCCGTTCCTGTCGCTTCCGCACCAGCTCTACTGCCCGCCGCCGTTCCCGGTCATGCCGCCGCcgacggccatggccatggccatgccCATGCCACAGCCGCAGACCGTCGCGATTCCGCCGCAGATTGGGCTCCCCGTGCCGACGGTAGCCGCGACGGCGGTCGACGGTCCGGCGAGCCGCGCGGTCGTGCTCAGCCTGCTGCCGCCACACACGCCGGAGATCGAGGTGGCGCGCGCGATggcgccctttggcgacgtgcgcACGGTGGACGCGCCGGCGCTGGCGTCCGAGGGCGTGGCCACCGTGCACTTCTTTGACCTCCGCGCCGCCGAGAACGCCGTCACCGCGGTGCGCGAGCAGCACATGCGGCAGCAGTGCCGCCTCAGCCAGCTGTACGCCGCCACGACCGCCTGGCCACCCCAGCCGCCGGCGTGGGACTGGCACCAGGACGACTGCCGGGGCCTCGTCCTCGGCCAGGCCGTATGGGCTCACTTCGCCGCTGCCTCCACCCTCCCTGACGACGGCGCCAACCGCGGCTCCCTCGTCGTGCTCAATTCGCTCCCGGACGTCTCCCTCTCCGAGCTCCGCCAGGCCTTCCAAGCTTACG GTCCCTTGAAGGATGTGAGGGAGTCCGCGCAGCGGCCGAACCACAAATTCGTGGAGTTCTTCGACACGCGCCACGCCGCCCGGGCGCTCGCCGAGCTCAACGGCCGGGACTTCTTCGGCCACCGCTTCATCCTCGAGTTCACGCGCCCTTCTATCCCCGGCGCACGCAG GCGCGGGTTCGTGTCGCCGCGACCCATCGTCCCGACACCGCCCAGGCTGCAAGCGGCGTGGCGTCCCTTGCCGTCTCCGGCGAAACAGCCGTCGTCGTCGTCGACCGGCACGGGCAAGGCGAGGGGAGAGGTGGTTACCACGAGCAGGTGCTCCTCCAGGTCTAACGCGGGCGATCGGTCCAAGGGTGGCACAAGCCAAGAacggaagggcaagggcaagggcggGAAGAAAGCCACAATTGTCGTTGACACGACGTCGTCGTCTCCGGCTTCGGCTTCCGaggcggcggcgaccgcgtcggcgtCCGGCAAGCAGCAGCCACAGAAAGGAGTCATCCGCGTGGGGAGCTGGAGAGGCCCCAAGAGCTGGAGAGGCGGGTGGGAGACGCGTTTCGAGTTCAAAcagcccgccgctgccgccgacagcaacgccaccaccgccgccgacacggACACGCAAGAAGCGGAGACGAGGACCACCGTGATGATCAGGAACATACCGAACAAGTACAG CCAGAAGCTGCTGCTCAACATGCTGGACAACCACTGCATCGAGTACAACAAGAAGATCGacgccggcgaaggcggcggcgagcCCTTCTCCTCCTACGATTTCCTCTACCTCCCCATAGATTTCAA CAACAAGTGCAACGTGGGCTACGGGTTCGTGAACCTTACCACGCCGGAGGCGGCCGTGCGGCTGTACAAGGCGTTCCACAAGCAGCCATGGGAGGTGTACAACTCGCGCAAGATCTGCCAAGTCACGTACGCGCGCGTGCAG GGCCTGGAGGCGCTCAAGGACCACTTCAAGAACTCCAAGTTCCCCTGCGACAGCGACGAGTACCTACCCGTGGTCTTCTCGCCGCCGCGCGACGGCAGGCAGCTCACCGAGCCGGAGCTCCTCGTCCCCCGCTCGCCCATgccgtcgccgtcctcgccgcgGAAGGGCCAGGCCGCGGGCGTGGACCCGCTGGCGCTGGAGCTCATGGCGCCGCCCTCGTCGTCCGGCGACGGCGCGTCCTCGACGATGTCCACCCACGCCGACGAGGACGTCCAAGGCGCGAGCGGCAGCAGCGACAACGGCGACGACCGTGGGCTCGGCGAGGAGCTACAGCGCCTAGGGTACACCGACTAG
- the LOC123071864 gene encoding protein terminal ear1 homolog isoform X3 has product MDGVGGGGGGMAGMPGAPQNILDAGAQEYYPSAGAPYPPPPFLSLPHQLYCPPPFPVMPPPTAMAMAMPMPQPQTVAIPPQIGLPVPTVAATAVDGPASRAVVLSLLPPHTPEIEVARAMAPFGDVRTVDAPALASEGVATVHFFDLRAAENAVTAVREQHMRQQCRLSQLYAATTAWPPQPPAWDWHQDDCRGLVLGQAVWAHFAAASTLPDDGANRGSLVVLNSLPDVSLSELRQAFQAYGPLKDVRESAQRPNHKFVEFFDTRHAARALAELNGRDFFGHRFILEFTRPSIPGARRRGFVSPRPIVPTPPRLQAAWRPLPSPAKQPSSSSTGTGKARGEVVTTSRCSSRSNAGDRSKGGTSQERKGKGKGGKKATIVVDTTSSSPASASEAAATASASGKQQPQKGVIRVGSWRGPKSWRGGWETRFEFKQPAAAADSNATTAADTDTQEAETRTTVMIRNIPNNQKLLLNMLDNHCIEYNKKIDAGEGGGEPFSSYDFLYLPIDFNNKCNVGYGFVNLTTPEAAVRLYKAFHKQPWEVYNSRKICQVTYARVQGLEALKDHFKNSKFPCDSDEYLPVVFSPPRDGRQLTEPELLVPRSPMPSPSSPRKGQAAGVDPLALELMAPPSSSGDGASSTMSTHADEDVQGASGSSDNGDDRGLGEELQRLGYTD; this is encoded by the exons ATGGACGGGgtgggaggaggcggtggtggcatGGCCGGCATGCCGGGAGCTCCTCAAAACATTCTGGACGCCGGAGCTCAGGAGTACTACCCTAGTGCTGGCGCGCCCTACCCGCCCCCGCCGTTCCTGTCGCTTCCGCACCAGCTCTACTGCCCGCCGCCGTTCCCGGTCATGCCGCCGCcgacggccatggccatggccatgccCATGCCACAGCCGCAGACCGTCGCGATTCCGCCGCAGATTGGGCTCCCCGTGCCGACGGTAGCCGCGACGGCGGTCGACGGTCCGGCGAGCCGCGCGGTCGTGCTCAGCCTGCTGCCGCCACACACGCCGGAGATCGAGGTGGCGCGCGCGATggcgccctttggcgacgtgcgcACGGTGGACGCGCCGGCGCTGGCGTCCGAGGGCGTGGCCACCGTGCACTTCTTTGACCTCCGCGCCGCCGAGAACGCCGTCACCGCGGTGCGCGAGCAGCACATGCGGCAGCAGTGCCGCCTCAGCCAGCTGTACGCCGCCACGACCGCCTGGCCACCCCAGCCGCCGGCGTGGGACTGGCACCAGGACGACTGCCGGGGCCTCGTCCTCGGCCAGGCCGTATGGGCTCACTTCGCCGCTGCCTCCACCCTCCCTGACGACGGCGCCAACCGCGGCTCCCTCGTCGTGCTCAATTCGCTCCCGGACGTCTCCCTCTCCGAGCTCCGCCAGGCCTTCCAAGCTTACG GTCCCTTGAAGGATGTGAGGGAGTCCGCGCAGCGGCCGAACCACAAATTCGTGGAGTTCTTCGACACGCGCCACGCCGCCCGGGCGCTCGCCGAGCTCAACGGCCGGGACTTCTTCGGCCACCGCTTCATCCTCGAGTTCACGCGCCCTTCTATCCCCGGCGCACGCAG GCGCGGGTTCGTGTCGCCGCGACCCATCGTCCCGACACCGCCCAGGCTGCAAGCGGCGTGGCGTCCCTTGCCGTCTCCGGCGAAACAGCCGTCGTCGTCGTCGACCGGCACGGGCAAGGCGAGGGGAGAGGTGGTTACCACGAGCAGGTGCTCCTCCAGGTCTAACGCGGGCGATCGGTCCAAGGGTGGCACAAGCCAAGAacggaagggcaagggcaagggcggGAAGAAAGCCACAATTGTCGTTGACACGACGTCGTCGTCTCCGGCTTCGGCTTCCGaggcggcggcgaccgcgtcggcgtCCGGCAAGCAGCAGCCACAGAAAGGAGTCATCCGCGTGGGGAGCTGGAGAGGCCCCAAGAGCTGGAGAGGCGGGTGGGAGACGCGTTTCGAGTTCAAAcagcccgccgctgccgccgacagcaacgccaccaccgccgccgacacggACACGCAAGAAGCGGAGACGAGGACCACCGTGATGATCAGGAACATACCGAACAA CCAGAAGCTGCTGCTCAACATGCTGGACAACCACTGCATCGAGTACAACAAGAAGATCGacgccggcgaaggcggcggcgagcCCTTCTCCTCCTACGATTTCCTCTACCTCCCCATAGATTTCAA CAACAAGTGCAACGTGGGCTACGGGTTCGTGAACCTTACCACGCCGGAGGCGGCCGTGCGGCTGTACAAGGCGTTCCACAAGCAGCCATGGGAGGTGTACAACTCGCGCAAGATCTGCCAAGTCACGTACGCGCGCGTGCAG GGCCTGGAGGCGCTCAAGGACCACTTCAAGAACTCCAAGTTCCCCTGCGACAGCGACGAGTACCTACCCGTGGTCTTCTCGCCGCCGCGCGACGGCAGGCAGCTCACCGAGCCGGAGCTCCTCGTCCCCCGCTCGCCCATgccgtcgccgtcctcgccgcgGAAGGGCCAGGCCGCGGGCGTGGACCCGCTGGCGCTGGAGCTCATGGCGCCGCCCTCGTCGTCCGGCGACGGCGCGTCCTCGACGATGTCCACCCACGCCGACGAGGACGTCCAAGGCGCGAGCGGCAGCAGCGACAACGGCGACGACCGTGGGCTCGGCGAGGAGCTACAGCGCCTAGGGTACACCGACTAG
- the LOC123071864 gene encoding protein terminal ear1 homolog isoform X1: MDGVGGGGGGMAGMPGAPQNILDAGAQEYYPSAGAPYPPPPFLSLPHQLYCPPPFPVMPPPTAMAMAMPMPQPQTVAIPPQIGLPVPTVAATAVDGPASRAVVLSLLPPHTPEIEVARAMAPFGDVRTVDAPALASEGVATVHFFDLRAAENAVTAVREQHMRQQCRLSQLYAATTAWPPQPPAWDWHQDDCRGLVLGQAVWAHFAAASTLPDDGANRGSLVVLNSLPDVSLSELRQAFQAYGPLKDVRESAQRPNHKFVEFFDTRHAARALAELNGRDFFGHRFILEFTRPSIPGARRRGFVSPRPIVPTPPRLQAAWRPLPSPAKQPSSSSTGTGKARGEVVTTSRCSSRSNAGDRSKGGTSQERKGKGKGGKKATIVVDTTSSSPASASEAAATASASGKQQPQKGVIRVGSWRGPKSWRGGWETRFEFKQPAAAADSNATTAADTDTQEAETRTTVMIRNIPNKYRSQKLLLNMLDNHCIEYNKKIDAGEGGGEPFSSYDFLYLPIDFNNKCNVGYGFVNLTTPEAAVRLYKAFHKQPWEVYNSRKICQVTYARVQGLEALKDHFKNSKFPCDSDEYLPVVFSPPRDGRQLTEPELLVPRSPMPSPSSPRKGQAAGVDPLALELMAPPSSSGDGASSTMSTHADEDVQGASGSSDNGDDRGLGEELQRLGYTD, encoded by the exons ATGGACGGGgtgggaggaggcggtggtggcatGGCCGGCATGCCGGGAGCTCCTCAAAACATTCTGGACGCCGGAGCTCAGGAGTACTACCCTAGTGCTGGCGCGCCCTACCCGCCCCCGCCGTTCCTGTCGCTTCCGCACCAGCTCTACTGCCCGCCGCCGTTCCCGGTCATGCCGCCGCcgacggccatggccatggccatgccCATGCCACAGCCGCAGACCGTCGCGATTCCGCCGCAGATTGGGCTCCCCGTGCCGACGGTAGCCGCGACGGCGGTCGACGGTCCGGCGAGCCGCGCGGTCGTGCTCAGCCTGCTGCCGCCACACACGCCGGAGATCGAGGTGGCGCGCGCGATggcgccctttggcgacgtgcgcACGGTGGACGCGCCGGCGCTGGCGTCCGAGGGCGTGGCCACCGTGCACTTCTTTGACCTCCGCGCCGCCGAGAACGCCGTCACCGCGGTGCGCGAGCAGCACATGCGGCAGCAGTGCCGCCTCAGCCAGCTGTACGCCGCCACGACCGCCTGGCCACCCCAGCCGCCGGCGTGGGACTGGCACCAGGACGACTGCCGGGGCCTCGTCCTCGGCCAGGCCGTATGGGCTCACTTCGCCGCTGCCTCCACCCTCCCTGACGACGGCGCCAACCGCGGCTCCCTCGTCGTGCTCAATTCGCTCCCGGACGTCTCCCTCTCCGAGCTCCGCCAGGCCTTCCAAGCTTACG GTCCCTTGAAGGATGTGAGGGAGTCCGCGCAGCGGCCGAACCACAAATTCGTGGAGTTCTTCGACACGCGCCACGCCGCCCGGGCGCTCGCCGAGCTCAACGGCCGGGACTTCTTCGGCCACCGCTTCATCCTCGAGTTCACGCGCCCTTCTATCCCCGGCGCACGCAG GCGCGGGTTCGTGTCGCCGCGACCCATCGTCCCGACACCGCCCAGGCTGCAAGCGGCGTGGCGTCCCTTGCCGTCTCCGGCGAAACAGCCGTCGTCGTCGTCGACCGGCACGGGCAAGGCGAGGGGAGAGGTGGTTACCACGAGCAGGTGCTCCTCCAGGTCTAACGCGGGCGATCGGTCCAAGGGTGGCACAAGCCAAGAacggaagggcaagggcaagggcggGAAGAAAGCCACAATTGTCGTTGACACGACGTCGTCGTCTCCGGCTTCGGCTTCCGaggcggcggcgaccgcgtcggcgtCCGGCAAGCAGCAGCCACAGAAAGGAGTCATCCGCGTGGGGAGCTGGAGAGGCCCCAAGAGCTGGAGAGGCGGGTGGGAGACGCGTTTCGAGTTCAAAcagcccgccgctgccgccgacagcaacgccaccaccgccgccgacacggACACGCAAGAAGCGGAGACGAGGACCACCGTGATGATCAGGAACATACCGAACAAGTACAGGTC CCAGAAGCTGCTGCTCAACATGCTGGACAACCACTGCATCGAGTACAACAAGAAGATCGacgccggcgaaggcggcggcgagcCCTTCTCCTCCTACGATTTCCTCTACCTCCCCATAGATTTCAA CAACAAGTGCAACGTGGGCTACGGGTTCGTGAACCTTACCACGCCGGAGGCGGCCGTGCGGCTGTACAAGGCGTTCCACAAGCAGCCATGGGAGGTGTACAACTCGCGCAAGATCTGCCAAGTCACGTACGCGCGCGTGCAG GGCCTGGAGGCGCTCAAGGACCACTTCAAGAACTCCAAGTTCCCCTGCGACAGCGACGAGTACCTACCCGTGGTCTTCTCGCCGCCGCGCGACGGCAGGCAGCTCACCGAGCCGGAGCTCCTCGTCCCCCGCTCGCCCATgccgtcgccgtcctcgccgcgGAAGGGCCAGGCCGCGGGCGTGGACCCGCTGGCGCTGGAGCTCATGGCGCCGCCCTCGTCGTCCGGCGACGGCGCGTCCTCGACGATGTCCACCCACGCCGACGAGGACGTCCAAGGCGCGAGCGGCAGCAGCGACAACGGCGACGACCGTGGGCTCGGCGAGGAGCTACAGCGCCTAGGGTACACCGACTAG